A part of Liolophura sinensis isolate JHLJ2023 chromosome 1, CUHK_Ljap_v2, whole genome shotgun sequence genomic DNA contains:
- the LOC135461711 gene encoding uncharacterized protein LOC135461711, protein MRSIVFLLLLISWALLCVSGQTTTPASLEKWTYTCQSKLAKCPVGFEVAVDELYMTTDRNCPTESPVLGPCQVRMNVIILAMQQSLCNGVRVCNIIDVSGYQTECGITTFGIIIYRCNFDGYPLFTETTPVPTSTQPTPMPVASTYCEPANMTCPRGQLINVIEVQYAAKTVPCEQTADECCAYDVTDCVQRVSGPILSIQRNICLDKAACSSIDLTGYVMFCNGMQYLSSYGIVRYSCYEGPTTTIATKVSRTATTKTPTLKTPTTKTPTSKTLTTTTIKTTTTLTPETPTLPTVTTRKSTPVSTWGYVSNFKHLRHNRYLA, encoded by the exons ATGCGTTCAATCGTGTTTTTGCTTTTGCTGATTTCTTGGGCACTCCTTTGTGTCAGTGGTCAAACAACGACACCAG CAAGTCTAGAGAAATGGACATACACGTGCCAGTCCAAACTCGCCAAATGTCCAGTCGGCTTTGAGGTCGCGGTGGATGAGCTGTACATGACAACAGATCGCAACTGTCCCACGGAAAGTCCCGTACTTGGACCATGCCAAGTGCGCATGAACGTTATAATACTGGCTATGCAGCAATCTCTGTGTAACGGTGTGCGAGTGTGTAACATCATTGATGTGAGCGGTTATCAGACAGAGTGCGGCATTACCACATTTGGGATCATTATCTACCGCTGTAACTTCG ATGGATACCCTCTCTTTACGGAAACCACACCCGTACCAACCTCCACACAGC CCACTCCCATGCCTGTTGCCAGCACTTACTGTGAGCCTGCTAATATGACCTGCCCTAGGGGACAACTGATTAATGTGATAGAAGTCCAATACGCAGCGAAAACCGTTCCGTGTGAGCAGACGGCAGATGAGTGTTGTGCCTATGACGTCACAGATTGCGTACAGCGAGTCTCGGGTCCAATATTGAGCATTCAGCGAAATATTTGTCTCGACAAAGCCGCCTGCTCGTCTATAGATTTGACAGGCTATGTGATGTTCTGCAATGGAATGCAATATTTAAGTTCCTACGGTATTGTCCGGTACAGCTGTTACGAAG GTCCCACAACAACCATTGCAACCAAGGTGTCGAGGACggcaacaacaaaaacacctaCGTTGAAAAcgccaacaacaaaaacaccaacATCAAAAACGCTAACAACGACGacaattaaaacaacaacaacattgacaCCTGAGACTCCAACGTTACCAACTGTCACCACTAGAAAGTCGACGCCTGTCTCTACGTGGGGTTATGTCTCGAATTTCAAACACCTACGTCACAACCGATACCTGGCTTGA